The Candidatus Gracilibacteria bacterium genomic sequence AATTAACTAAAATAGAAAATTCCGACTTAAAAAGCCAACTGCCAACACCTTATAAAATTTATGCTTACATTTGAACTAGAACAACCAATAAACATTCAATAATAATTTTGCTTCGGCCGAAAAATCTCCGATGTTGAAGTCGCACAAATCTTATAAAAACTCGTTGTGTGTCATTAAGAAAAAAGTAAAATAAGTGAGTAAAAAGAATCTAATTGAAAAGAATGCAAGTGAAATTCGTGGAGGAATTTTGAATAGCGCACTTGAAGTTGAGAATGAATTGACTGAATCAATTGGTTATTTATACTCAAAAAGAAATGATGAATTTTCTCATTTTAAATTGGTTGAGGACATAATTTCGGATTTGACTTTTGATAAAAAAATCAGTATTTTAAAAAAGAGTATTGACTTTGATTTTGGCATTTTTAAAAAATATAAATCCATAATAAAGGATTTAAACGACATCAAAGAAATTAGAAATCAAATTGCGCATAGAAATATTTCATATCCTTGGATTTTTGACGAAGATGATATTGATGAAAACGATTATAACTTTCTAACAAAAAATTATGTTGATTGGAAAGAAAAATGTGATTTTCAAAAACATGGGAAAGAAAACTTTTCATTCTCGCTAGCGGATTTGGAAAGTTATCAGAAAAAGTGTGAATTAATAATAATTATTTTACGTGTCGGAGTCGGAGAATTAATCTCAACAAAAAAATAACACCAAACAACACCGGCTATAGTTAATTGCTTCTGACTTTCCTTGCAGAAAGTCCTTGCAAATTTGCTATCTTCGGTTTACGGCGTAAAATCCTCGCGGATTTTCACGCAACGAAACCATAGCCAAACACTTTGCCTATAATTATCAGAAAAACAAACTACAAAAGATTAGCAGTAGAGATGAATATAAATTCAACATCACAAGCATTAACATATTTGTATCAATTATCACTGAATCAAACCAGTTTTAGATTTAGAGGACAAGCAGATAAATCATGGCCAATAAAACCTTCAATCTACAGATATTCTGACTTTAAAAGGTATCAGACAACTTTTTATGAGAAACAAATTTTATCTGCAAAACCTCATAAAGCATCTCCTCCATTAACACAAACTGAATATGATTTGGAATGGCTTATGCTTTGTCAACATTATGGTATTCCCACTAGATTAGTAGATTGGTCAACAGAAATACTTTCTGCCCTATTTTTTGCTTGTCACGGTAATAAAGAATTGACAAAAGACGGTGCATTATACATATGTAAACAAAGTGATTATCAACTATACTCAAATTATGACGAAAGTCTTACTGAAAATCAGGAATTAGCATTTGTGAGTACTTATGTGCTAAATCCACGAATGCGAAATCAATCAGGTTGTTTTATGATGTGGGGACATTCTCCTAAAGATAATTCAACTGAAACATATGATCTTCAGGAATATCAAGAACAATTGGGCACATCTTTTTTCTTTGAAAAACTTATTATTCCATCAGAATCAAAGAAAAAAATATTAAAGGAATTAAAATTATACTATTCGATAGCTTACGATAGTATTTATTTAAAAAATGGATATTTAGAAACTAAATATGGGAAAGGTTTCAAAGATCTCAAAGAAATTGCTAGACAGGTTACACTT encodes the following:
- a CDS encoding FRG domain-containing protein; translated protein: MPIIIRKTNYKRLAVEMNINSTSQALTYLYQLSLNQTSFRFRGQADKSWPIKPSIYRYSDFKRYQTTFYEKQILSAKPHKASPPLTQTEYDLEWLMLCQHYGIPTRLVDWSTEILSALFFACHGNKELTKDGALYICKQSDYQLYSNYDESLTENQELAFVSTYVLNPRMRNQSGCFMMWGHSPKDNSTETYDLQEYQEQLGTSFFFEKLIIPSESKKKILKELKLYYSIAYDSIYLKNGYLETKYGKGFKDLKEIARQVTLHLTDADKLTEEQNNNIIKMSRGIDRTNMFGNCINLRKVGKTPYNSVYNLWLGKVINSSFVLLSKFVASRKESASNHALRLYLTVGKH